The Metallosphaera hakonensis JCM 8857 = DSM 7519 genome includes the window CTAAAAACCGGGGCGTGCAGGGTGGGCTATGCACGTCCTCACAACCACGTGAGAAAAATTCAGAATCCACTGATCTTGGTCGAATATACTGGCTAAATATGTCTAAAAATACTTAAACATGTTATGTTTCATTGTATTTAATCAACATTTACTCTATATCAATCAATAATTAAAAGTACAAATTATATATCATCTAGATGAACTTAATTGGTGAAACACCACTGAATGATAAGACAAAAACTTGCTGGAAGTACTAACGAAGTGCCCTCTTTAACCCTGTCTCCCCGCTCTCTATCTTCAAGAGAGTGGACTTGGATAAAGAGATGGCCTTAACTTCGACGAGAGTGACTCCCTCAAACATCTTTACGCCATGGAAATCATGATCACCTATTCCTCCTCCCACATATACATTAAACGCGTCATTTCCCATGCCACGATTCCTAAATCCAGGTATAGTATGTTGAGCATTTAAACTACCCCTTACATCACAAGGGGCATTGAACGTAATTTATAATATAAGACTGATACAATTTTTAAAGGAGTACTTATTATAACAAGATAAGATGACAACCATTTATACTTGGTCATAGTCTAAAGTTCAATGTAGCGTCCAAACTCCCTCGATGTATCAGAGAAGCTTACGTTGCCCTTTAGAGTCTCAGTAAGTATAAGAGCCTAATAAGATGGCTATATGAGAACGCTCCAGGACTCAGGGAAATGATTAAGTTTTTATATTTACATTATTAAAATTATCTAATGAGCTCACCTCTTAGTTGGAATGATGATCAGATAAAGGCCTTTAAGGAGCTTCATCATAATTTCGAACAAGTTAAGATCTCCATCACGAAACTTCTCGGTCAGAAGGGACCGCTAACGGGTTCGGAGAGGGAGCTGGATAGATTGTTGAGCGAGATCAATTCCATCAGGGTAAAGTACATACAATTCTCCGCAGATCCTCTCCTCAGGATATTCGTCCCCAAGAGGGTGAGACTGACCACCGAGTTTGTCTCTAAAACGTTACGACAACTGAAGGACTATGAGAGAGCCATGAAGGAAGAGATAGAATTACTGGATTGGTTGGAAAAGGAGTCACAGAAGATGACCGGGGTAAAGGATGCCTTGTCCCTCAGTTATTGGGCGGTACTCATGGTTGAGACGGGGCAGGTCTTCAGGTTTAAGGATAGAGGAAAACAGGAGGGGTACTTAAGGAGCACAGTGAATGCCTTGGAACCCGTCGTAGCCTCAGGAAGGTCAGATTCCACGATTCCTAACCTTCCAGCAGACGTAGTTCGAGGGATAACCTTATACGTCCTCAGTGACGCATACGCCGACTTAGGTTTGGTGAGGTACTTGCAGAAGGACAGGACAGGCGCGTTGGAGATGTACAAGAGGGTAATACCCCTCAGCGTAGAGTTCGTTAGATTGCGGGAATCCTCCCCTATACTAAAGAAGCTGTGGGACATCATGATAGAATACGGTCTTCCACCCGACTCAAGGGCCCTCATAGGTATGAAGGAGTGTGAGGCCATAGATGCCGGGGAAAACGAGGATTACGACTTGGTTGTGATGAGTTTGATCTCAGCAATTACTAGACACGATGAGAAGCATGTGGCAGACCTGTTGTGGAGAGGTGCAGATCCCAACACCTTGATCACGGTGGACAAGAACGTCCTAATGCTAGCCGTGGACTCAGGTTCATCCGACTTAGTGAAGTTGTTGCTCGATAAAGGGGCGAACCCTCACCTCAAGGTGCCAATGAATTACGACGCTGTGGAATATGCGAGGTTGAGGAACAGGCACGACATGGCTAACCTCATGGAGAGGTACTCCGTGAGCAAGGGTGTTGCTCAGAGCCCTGGCGTCGCGATACAGACTGAGCCCAGCTTAGGGATGCAGGTCATCTGTCCCAACTGTGGGACGGCTCTCCAGTATAGTAGGTTCTGCCCTAAGTGCGGGACCCTCCTGGATGACTATAAGCCCTGCCCCTCTTGTAGACATTTGGTTCCTAAGGCCAGTAGGTTCTGTGGCTTCTGCGGGAAACCCCTCCCGCCCTGAATAGCCCTTAGTACGATCTAAAACTCGTTAGGGATCTTCAATGTCTTAGCGAATCCCTTTACCGGGAAAGTACGGTCTCCCTAATCCTGGTGTGGAGGTGTCCAGGAAGAGAGTTCCTCATATCCCACGGACTCGAGGTGCAGCTCGTTTCGGAACTTCCTGACCTGAAAGTATCCACAGGCATGTGTACAATGATTTATAAACCTTCATCTTACTTGCCTCCATATAACTGCACCTTGAAGATCTGCCTGAGCTTAGCTGAGACTTCACGGAGTTCACGTGTTTCTGGTAAGTTCTTAGGTAGAGACCAGAGATTTTTAGGGCAAATATTTACTGGAACTACTAACGTGTTTCTCCCAGTGTTCCAACAGGTTCTATCCTAAAGACGATGAACGTCAGTATTTCTGACAAGTATCAGTTAGGGACAAGAGATGTCTAGGTCAAATACCTACTGGAACTACTATTGACGTCCAGCGACTTCTGGGAGGAGAAGTAACTTATGGACCTTTCGGGTGATTCGGGTGTTCTTTGCGAATTGTAATATTTCGCCATGATCGAGATAATTAAACGCAACGCAGAAATTATTGTATACATTTTGAGGGTATAGAGGGCTTTCATTAGTACTTCCAATAAATATCTATCCCGAACTTCTCAAGCCTCTGGCTGAGAACTTATCAGAAACACTAATGTCTAATTTAATAGTTGCCGTGGCATTACGCCAAGCTTGCACCCTATTAATGTCGCTCAGAATGTGGAATCACGGCCGATTCAGGTTTCCATTGCGAATTGTAATTATGGCAAAAAAGATAAAATAAAGGAAATTGTTAAGCGCGAATCCTCACTCAGTCCATACGAGGACGTTTAATTAAATTCATGCTATTTCGATAAATAAACTGAATTCGCAAAGGAGACGTGAATCGCCCGGAATCACTCAGTCCTATCTTGTTCCATAGAAACAAATTGAAATCGCAGAAGACCAGTAAATTGCCCTCATATCTAGTCAATATTTACTCATGATTTATCGATGATTAAAAGTACAAATTATATACCATCTAGACGAACTTACTTGGTGAAACATCGTTGGTTTTAATATCTCAGTGCCATTATCCCTTATATCATGAATATTGGCCTATTAATTTCAATTATCTATATTATTATTGATATTATTATATCGCTCTGGAATAGCTATAATGCGGGTCAAGTCTAGGGCGGCTCAGGAGTCCATTGCGAATTGTATTTTCTAGCTCTGAATTAGGCTTATCCAATGTACAAATTATTGGGTATATTTCGGATAAAGTGAGAGGAATGAAGAAGACTGTAATATTATTACAGTGATGAGAAAATAGGCCGATAGGTTGTAGTAGAGCGCTATGGCCCGCGCGAGCTGTAGTATCCTCCAGGGAGAGTGAAACGACCCGAACCTCCTCCTCTCCAGGAGGGAGTTGAAGGACTCGACCAGGTTGTTGGACTTAAGCCACTTCCAGAGCTTCTTGTCGGCGATGAGGTAGCTTAGAAGAGTCGGGTTGGTCTCGGGCTTAATCTTGCCGAGCTCGGCTGACGAGGTGATCGCGTCCAGGGCCTCCCTTTCCTCCTTGGTCGCGCGACGCTTGAGGTGGACCAGGCAGCCCTGCCTCCCCACGTGAAGTTCAGCTAGGGAGATCGCCCTGTCCAAGGCCTTGATCCCGTCAGCCACCACCAGGACGAAGCTGGTCTTCTTCCAGACCCTGACCAGGAGACTCCAATAGGCCATGGCGTCCTCAGCCTCGCTTATGATGACCTCGAGGACCGCCCTCTTTCCCTCCCGTGTCACGCCCATAGCCACGAGGAGGACCGCCTTTCGTCCCTTGAGCTTCACGTACTTCCCGTCAACTATAACGTACTTGAAGTCGTTGCCCGTTTCAATCTCAGGCATCCAGAGCTTGGCATTCAACTTACCTCCCTTCACTGAGTAGACCAACATTAGGGACGCGAAGACCTTCCTCTCCTCCCTTAACAGAGTCTCCTCGACCTGGGTCCTCACCCTCCCCTCACCGTAAAGCACGGGCAGCTTCACCGATATCCACTCCAACTCGTACCTCACCTCCCTCCCCACCATCACGATCTTGAACCCCTTCAGGAACCTGTAGCTCGCGTAACCCTTCCTCTTGACCTCCTTACCTCTCTGGTAGTTGGGACTAATCCTCTCAGCTTCCTCCAAGGCCATCCTCTCGATCTCCTGGACCGGTTTGTTTAATAAGGCGTCATCGGGTAATATCTTGGGGACGAGCGTGAGGGATATCTTCCCAGGTCCCTCTACGAGCTCCATAATCCGGACCCCGTAGAGGGTTACCTCGTTCACAGTTGATAGTTCCATGATATTACCTCATGCTCGTCCCCTATTAGTGTTACCGAAAATGTAGAATCAATTTCTACTATCTAATTCTATAGAAATAAATTGAAATCGCAATGGACTCCTGAGCCGCCCCAAGTCTACAGAGCCAGGAGGACATTAGGAGGAATTTTCTACTTTTTTGGGGGACTCCTCCCCATGTCCTATATGGTGCTTCTTGCCCTTACTCTGATCCTTGGATATCTAGGTTACTTGACGTTATCGACTTTCACTTTTCTCTTCTCCCTCAGCTTTCTCTTCTTCGGTCTCACCTTCATAATTTGGGGGATAATAGCCACAGTGACCTCAGCTTTGGCCTTCTCACGGAACCGTAGTTGGGCATCCGGACTAATTACTGTTTACAACGCCGTAGTCACTGTTTTTGATGCATGGGAATACATTAAAGGGTTTCTCTCAGCCTGGAAGAGCGCCAGGAGAGCAATTGATAGTAGCGACTTCTCAATCATCGATGTAATTGCGATCGTTGGATTGGCCCTAACCATAGGATTCGTGGTAACATATGTCGCATTCAAACAGGGAATGAAGAACTCCAAGGTTGTGGGATATTATTACTAGGGATCATTCTCGAAGTTCTTATCTATGTAAAGAACGGTTTACCAAAATTTTCTTCCTCTCATTATAAAACTATTAATTACGAGGTCTCCTGAAGCTCCCTCAAAAATTAATATATCGATATCAGAATAGATATCATGTTTGGACAATGGCATAGGAGAAGAGGCTTAGCTAACTTAATTCTTACTATCTTGGATAGAAAGGGAGAGATGACGGGGGCTCAGATCATGAGAGAGATTGAGAGGCTTACCCAGGGTTTATGGAGACCTTCCCCCGGGGCTGTGTATCCAGCGCTTGATAAATTGGTGTCCGACGAACTAATTAAGATTACAAGGTCTGATAAGGCCCAAAAGTACTACTGCATCACGGAAAAGGGAAAGAGATTGCTTTCGCCTCAAGGTGCCTTAGAGGTGGCCTTATCCGATCTAGAGTATAACTTAAGGTACATTGTAGACAACAGGGACATGCTGACGCCCGAGTTAAGGGAAAGATTAAGTAAACTACTTAGGGAAGTGGAGGAGTCCTTAAATGATACTGGCTGAAGATATCTCAAAGACCTTTCATGTCAAGGGAAGGGAAATTCAAGCGTTAAAGGACATCACATTTCAAGTTAATAAAGGAGAGATTTGCGGTCTAGTCGGACATAACGGAGCCGGAAAAACCACTCTTGTCAAGATCTTATCAACCCTAATTGTCCCTGATAAGGGGAGAGCCGAGATTGAGGGTTATGACGTAGTGAGGGAGGCCAAGGTAGTCAGGAAACTTCTGGGCGTAATGACCGTAAGTGAGAGGGCCTTCTATTACCGTCTCACTGGTCTCGAGAACCTGATCTTTTTCGCCTCGATTAAAGGTCTGTCTTTGGGAATGGCAAAATCTAGGGCACTTCACTTACTGGAACTTGTGGGTCTCAGGGATTGGAAGGACATCCCGTACATGAAGTACAGTACTGGGATGGCTAGAAAGCTAGCCTTAGCTAGGGCATTGATAGGGGATCCACCCGTAATCCTCATGGACGAACCGACCTTGGGCATGGATCCCATATCTTCAAGAGAGTTCAGGAGACTGGTGGAGGAAATAGCCAGGGACAAGACCATTCTAATGACCTCTCACAACATGATCGAGGTGGAGGACCTCGCAGACAAGGTGGTAATACTAAACAGGGGGAGGCTGATCGCCAGTGGATCTCCAGACGAGTTAAAAGATAGAATTGGGGTCATGAGGGTTCTAAGGAGTAGGGATGCAAACCCCAGTTTGAGGAAGTTCGTCGTGGGCTTCTCGGACGGGTATTTCATCCTTAGGGTCCCGGACGGAGTTTCAGTGGAGGGAGAGGAGATAAGAAAGGAGCCGGCTACCTTGGAAGACGTATTCGTCTCCCTTACGGAGGAGGCAGATTCCACTACCAATAGATCAAGGGGAGGGGGTTGGAGAAGATGGGCGTCCTAAGTAAGCTATACGCTTACATCCACTTAAGGGGCTTCAGAATATGGAGTAGCTATAAAACTCAAATGGTTCTCAATGTCTTGTCCTGGGTCCTCCCGGTTTTCACTTATTACTTCGTTGGAACTTCCCTGGGAGGAGATCTGCGTAACTTCACTGGAGTCAGCGATTACACCGCCTTTGTGGTAATTGGGCTGGCCTTTCAGGGATACGTGTCCTCTACGATCACAACGATAAGCCAGAGGCTTAGGAACGAGCAGTTGTACGGTACCATAGAGTATTACGTATTGTCAGAGGGGGGAGTCCTATCGTTCCTACTCTATTCTGCACTGTGGGGTTTCACCATAAATTCAGTGAACGCTGGTGTCATCCTGGCCATAGGAGACCTCCTTCACATTCACTTCAACGTGAATCTCATCTCAACTCTCGTGGTGTTCGTCCTTCTCCTCTCCTCCGCCTTAGGTCTCTCCATGATTTCCGCCGGTTTCACAATGCTGGTGAAGCAGGGAAACCCGATCTCGTTCTTCTTCTCAACCTTTACCACCCTCATGTCGGGAACCGTCTTCCCAGTCACTGTTTTACCAGGTTGGATTAGGGACATCAGTTTAGCTATACCGCTGACATGGGCTTTAGACGGGTTGAGATATACAATGTTGGACGGATACGGTCTTGGAGGAGTGTGGAAGATAGTGGAGGTTTTGCTGATCTTCAACCTCGTTCTTTTGCCCTTAGGCGGGGTTTTCTACACGTATTCGTTCAACAGATCTAGGAGAATGGGAACACTTAGTGAGTACTAAAAGAATGAGGATAAAGATGGAACTGCGATGAAGAATGAAAAAGATTCGTTCCAGTAGAGTACAACACTACTACCATGGTTTTATGCCATCATGCTTATTAAATCGTTTATATTTAGAGCATTATATCAATTTGTTTATTGTGTTCTGTGATAATCAATAGTGGGAAAACATTTCAACGATAGTCTATTTCTGTTCGTGGAAGTAAGAAAGGTTAATAATAAAGGGTAGACTTTATCTTAATGGGGGTTCAAAGGGGGCGAAAGACCCCTTCCGTCACGGTAGACCCAAAATCACCTCCGTAAAAATAAATCTATCTTGTTATTAAGTGTTTTCTCAAGAGTAAATATAAAATCCTTGAGATCCGATAGATCGTCTAGAAAGCAGAGGATGAGCAGCAACCTGAACTCCTCCCTTCTCATGACGTCCTTGAACACGGTGTAAAGCGAGTAGAAGACCATCAGCACGAAGATCAACTCGCGGAAGACGAACTTGGTGGAGCTCGTGAAGGGAAGGAAGGCCTTGATGTTCCTGTAAGACGTCTCAATGGGACCCCTAACCTTGTTGTACAGCTTCACTTCCCTCTTGGTTAGGTTGAGGTTGGTCGCCCTCGCGAAGTATACCACGGTCTTCCTCTTCTTCTTAACGATTTCCTTACCATACACCAGAAGTCTGAAGTTGACCTGCTCTTCCTTCTTACGTCTCTTATTGGTCGCGTACTCCCCGTCGAACTCCTCGTATATCTTCACGTCCCCCACGGGGACTCCCATCACGTACTTGAACTGCGATATGAACCTGAGGACTTCCACGGTGTAGAAGCCCGCGTCCAGGGTTACGAGCCTCACCTTGAAGCCCATTCCCGCAATTTGCTCCACGAGGAACTTCACGATCTCGTCCTTGGTCATCCCGTTAACTTGGGGAACGAAGGCCAGGAGGAGCACCATTCCCTGATACTTCGTGGTCGCGGTGGCGTAGTTCCACGAGCTCCCCTTGGAACTACCCAACCCGTTCACCGGCTTACCGTACCACGTCTTCGTGGTCCAATCTATGGAGACGTCGACCTCCTTCACTCCCTTGAGCATCTCCATGGAAATCCTCCTCATGGACTCCAGGAGCTTCTCCACAACCTCGTTTCCCTGCTCCTCCACGTAGTTCCTCACGGTCTGAGGTGACACGTTGTACCCGTTGGACCTGCCCTCCACGGAGTCCTTCCACAAGCACGCGGAGACCAGAACTCTCGCTACCTCCTCCGCCCTTCTCCCCTTGAAGGTTAACATGGAAAGTAATTTATATCCTATTTGTTGTAGATTATTTTGGTGAGGAAGACCCGGTGTTACCACCTTAGGTTCACCACGTGATAATACCGGGTTCCTCGCCTTAAACCTTTCTTCAACTTGTTGCGCTCTTGACAAAGCAATAAATTCTATTACTTTTTACGAATCTGATACTACCCAACCAGAATTATTTTTCGTAAAATGATTTTGGGTCTACCGTGACGGAAGGGGTCTTTCGCCCCCTTTGAACCCCCATTAAGATAAAGGTATTTAGAGATCTCCGATTAGAACGGTCTAGATTAAAGTTCTTTAAACTCTACCAGAGACTCCACGATGTCTGTACTACTCCCATTATTCTTTCCAAGTTAACTTTCACTGGATTACGTGCCCCTTGACCTTCTCATGCCAATATTGTCAAGAAAGAGCGGTTCAAGGTTCCCGTGAATTGACCCTGAAAATAGTCACATGCCATTTTTTTCATAATTTATAAAATAATACTTATCCGCCTATTAGATTAATGGTTTTCGTTTTATACTTCCTGATTATACCCTCAATCTTTCTCTCCAGAACCACGTGAACTCCCTTGAATATCCCGTCTCTATATAAGCTACCAGGGTTAGCAACTCTAGTCTCATTAATTTTATCTATACCAGGTGACTCGTGGATGTGTCCGTGCAATCCCAGTAGGGGCTTGCGTTCTTCTATTACGTCTCTCACTGCTTTGGAACCGACGTGTTTTCTTTCCTTATTGATGTAAGCAAGGTCGAGTTTAGTGTTGATGGGCGGAGCGTGAACGTTCAGTATTGTTTCCGCTGAGTTCACTTTATCCATGAGACCTCTTAGCCTTATGAATATAGTCGAGTCTGGAATTTCTCTATAGGTTTCGAACGGTGTAGGATTAACGTAACCTTCGCATATCATTTTTAGATCACCGACGTCCAACACTTTACCCTGACATAACTCCACTTGTCTCTGATTCATGAAGGAGTCTAGTTCAACTGGGTCATCATTTCCCAGATTCCAGATCACTTTTAGCTTTGAACCAGATAACTTCTCCTCTTGAATCTTAACGAACCTCTCTGCCTGCCACTCCAATCTTTCCAAGATGAGTTTCCTCCTGGTCTCTCTATTCTGAAAATCCTCAGGATTATCCAAGATTATTGGCATAAATCCCGTGGTGAGGTAGCTCTGATGTAGTTGATCGAGGTCGGCCTTCCGACCATCAAGGTAATAGTCCCCGTTCCTTCTCTCTACCAGAATGAAATTACTAGAGAACATATCTCCCCCAAATATTAGGTAGTCGACGTTGTATATCTTCGATGCGTTTAGCGCTTTCTTAAATACCACCTCCGAACCATGTAGGTCACTTGTGAAGAGTATTTTTGTTTCCAATGGCATAAGGATTTTTCATTGAAACTGATTAAAAGCTTTAAGGCAAAGTGATTTAAAAGTTATAAACTATCGTTATGAAATCCTGGGATCTTTCTTAACATTTCGTTATCTATCCGTACATTTCGTTATCTATCCGTGTATGAACTGATGCCCCTTCACCTTATCCCCTTCAAAAATTATTAATGTGCTGTGGAGTATTCCCTGGTTGAACTCGCTTCCTGGGTTAATAACTAAAGTTCTCCCTATTTTATCGAAAGCCCTGGACTCGTGGATGTGTCCGTGCAATCCCAGTAGGGGCTGGCGTTCCTCTATTAACTTTCTAACAGCTTTAGATCCCACATGAGTCATTACCATTTCTCCTCCTCTAACCACTGGCTTCAAGTCTGGAGTGAGTTGGGGAGCAAGATCCAACGAGGTATTAAATGGCGGTGCGTGAAAATTGAATATCGCTCTCTCGATCCTTTCTATTTTTTCAATTTCTCTCGCTAAACTTTCATACATCTCATCTTCAATCATTTCTCGTGGGGTTTTCCATGGAGTGGGATTCACATATCCGAAGGAGATCATCTCGTGATCTCCCAGGACAACAATATTGCCTTCTGATTTCCTCATAACATCTGAGCCCTCTATTACATCAAAGAGGAAATTGGGATCGTCGTTCCCTAGATTAACGTAGATGGGAATCTTTCCCCTAATCTTCTCCTCTGCGATACTGATCCATCTCCGAAGGGTCTCAGCCATGACTCCGTCAAATATCTTGTCCTGTTTGTTTTTGTCCTCTATAACGTCTGAATATTCGCCCTTAGTTAGGAACACATAGTAAGTTCCTTCCCTTCTGAACTCTTCTAGGAGTCTGTTTAGAGCGCTGGAATTGTATTCCTTTCCATTCATATAATATGTGTTTCCCTCCTCTATTATTGGGACTAGCCTCTTTCCAGCAAGGTCTCCACCAATAATCAGGGCATCCACTTCATGGATGACTCCCGCATTCAGAAATTTCCTAAACGCGGTCTCTGAACCGTGTACATCTGAAGTAAAAAGTATCTTCAGTTTACTCTTGTTTCCCACACTCTCGTTATTTCCCTTCCTTTTGAAGAGAGGCATGTATAGGTGAATATTTCTTCAGTTAAAAACGTTGGAGTACTCATTTCTTTATACTTTTCAAGGTAAAGGTATGAATATTAAGGAAAAACTTACAAGGTTTTATTATGATCCATTTAATATTTCTCAATGGGCAAGGTCATACATCTCGGTCCGCTCCTCTCTCCTCCTTCCTTTATTATTTCGTTGCCTTTGAAGGTTATGACCTTGATCCCAGCCTCTTCTGCTAACTTATTGGTTATCCTGTTGTGCTCATAAGCGATAATCCTGCTATTTCCAACTACAATGATGTTGCTTGCCAGGAGCCAATGTTCTCTCTCCTCATCATAGTATTCTGCGTTCCCTATATTGACCACCCTTAGGTCACTGGCAAGGTAGTCCTTAAGTACTTCCCTAAGAGTTCTCCTGTCCCTCACTAGGTCTTTTCCCTTATAGATGTACACTTTAGAAGTATCCAAAAGGGATTTATAGTAAATAATTACGTCTTTAGATGGTATCCCCATAACTGTGTCCAAGTGTCCAATACCCTTATTTGGGTGGAGCTCTGGGGTTTCAAGTTTAACTAGGATAGCCTCGTCAATCTCTCCCTTTTCCATGAGTTTTGGAACCCCATAGCTTAACCCCAAACCGCTGCTCCTAGTACCGAACCCCATTAGGAGTCTTCCCTCTATTGGGAAGAAATCTCCTCCCTCGAAGAAGCCAGTTTCAATTTGAAGAGTCTCTTCCGGCTTCAAAACCTCCCTAAACAGTTCAGGTTCGTCTCTCCTAGACTCCCATCTCATTTTTCCTTTAATATAGGTCTTCCCTATCGCCATTCCGGGATCTCTGGTGAACATTACGTTCACAAGAGGTTTAACGCAAAACTCCTCACTTTCAGAAACTAGAACTCCTGAACCAAGTTGTTTTGCCTCAACCGCGGTCAGTCCAGAGATCGCAATATCGGCCAACTGTTGATCACCCAAGCTTCCCAAGTTTAAGGAGCATTCGCTTCTCTCCATTATCAATTTACTTAGGGTTTCCCTTGGTATCTTGGTTACTTCCTCCCTTAGGTTCATAACTTCGACCCCGTTTTCCCTTAATTTCTTAACGAATTCGTCATGCTCCGCTCTTAGCTCCACAGGGTCAGGTATCTCTGCATATTGTAGCTCGTATAAGGTCTTCGGAGTTAACATATGTTTCTCCCTTCCGGGAGAGGCTACCACCACTTTCCTTAACGGACTGTACTCCGCCTTTACGTTTACCTTCATAGGTGGAAACTTTTACTACCAAATTAAAGTCTTCAGTAGCTTTTTCTGAACTTTAAGATTCTGTTACTCAGAAAATTCCTAGGAAGAGTGGAAATTGTTTAAATTAAATACCTGGTCATTATTAACTATAAACTCTGACATCGTTATTTCATCATGATATAAAATAAAAGGTATTCTGGTAACATGGATGCAAAAATAACGCTTAACCGATTTATTGAGTTAGAAAGTGATTATTTTATTTGCAGTAATCATACGTGTATAGGTGAAAAGAATCTATAAAAGTGATTATAAAAATGAATAGATAAAATGATGATTCGTCAAAATCCTTTTAATATAATTAAGCTCCCCAATACTCATGGCAACCGATAAAGATATTAAAAAGGATGTAAAGGGTTCACTTTTTGCTAGGGAATCCTCCGGCCTTGTGAGGGAAATAAACTGGCTAACAGCGATGTTCATTAGCATGGGTTTCATAGCCTTCTATGTCCTTCCCATATCTTATTTAACAGGTCTCTCCGTATCTCCAGATGGTCTAGTCGTATTAGGGGCTTTGCTAAGTTGGATCGTTTTACTTCCCCACTCCTATCTTTGGACGAAGATTTCAGAGAAGTTTCAAAGGACTGCGGCAGACTATGTTTTCGCAAGTAGGGCTTTACATCCGGCCGTCGGAGTGGGAGCTGGGTTGGTTTTCGGAATTTCTCAGATGATTTTTGATGCAGCGATAGTGTATGATGGAGTTGGTCAGCTTCAGACGGGATTCTCTGCATTGACGGTCAATTTCGGTGGTGCCTATTCCTCCCTGGCCTCAGCTTTAAGCGATCCCTTTACCGTTTTGCTAATTGGCGCTTTAACCTTTACTGGAGTAATTCTTATCAATATATTCCTACCTAAATATACAAATCATATTATGGGAGGTATAACCATAGTAGCTTTGATCACGTTCATATTGGCTGGAGTTCTAATGCACTTCGTAACTCCTTCCTCTATTACCTCAGCCGGATACAACTATGCGTCCATTACCTCTATGGCGTCTAACGCTACTCCGTTGTTTTCCAATCCTGTTTTAGCCACAATAGGACTCATGGTGTTCACAGCTTCATTTCTACCCTTTGTGAACGGAGCTACTTCAGTTGCGGGAGAAGTGAGAGGTGGAAGTAGAGCCTTCAGGCTAGGTGTTTTGGCGGCCCTAGTATTGGCTGGAATACTGATAACGGTATTTATTGCCTCCTCGATAAGCTCCCTAGGTTCTGCATTTTTCGTAGGAGCAGGAGTTGGTATGGGTTCTAATCCTTCTTATTCAGTCCTCCTTAACCCAATATTTGACGTTATCGTAACCTATAGGAGTTTACCCTTAGACCTTTTCCTAGTAATCGGCTCCTACTTCTGGTATTTAGCTATAATGTTCGCGGTTGCTCTCTTCGTATCCAGGTATTTCATGGCGATAGCCTTCGATAAGGCAATGCCGACGGTCGTATCATATGTTAGTGACAGGTTCCACTCTCCAGTTGTTGCCCATTTAATAGACGAGGTAATTACCATAGGGAGCCTCATAGCAATTACAGTGACACCT containing:
- a CDS encoding metallophosphoesterase family protein; translation: MPLETKILFTSDLHGSEVVFKKALNASKIYNVDYLIFGGDMFSSNFILVERRNGDYYLDGRKADLDQLHQSYLTTGFMPIILDNPEDFQNRETRRKLILERLEWQAERFVKIQEEKLSGSKLKVIWNLGNDDPVELDSFMNQRQVELCQGKVLDVGDLKMICEGYVNPTPFETYREIPDSTIFIRLRGLMDKVNSAETILNVHAPPINTKLDLAYINKERKHVGSKAVRDVIEERKPLLGLHGHIHESPGIDKINETRVANPGSLYRDGIFKGVHVVLERKIEGIIRKYKTKTINLIGG
- a CDS encoding metallophosphoesterase family protein, which gives rise to MPLFKRKGNNESVGNKSKLKILFTSDVHGSETAFRKFLNAGVIHEVDALIIGGDLAGKRLVPIIEEGNTYYMNGKEYNSSALNRLLEEFRREGTYYVFLTKGEYSDVIEDKNKQDKIFDGVMAETLRRWISIAEEKIRGKIPIYVNLGNDDPNFLFDVIEGSDVMRKSEGNIVVLGDHEMISFGYVNPTPWKTPREMIEDEMYESLAREIEKIERIERAIFNFHAPPFNTSLDLAPQLTPDLKPVVRGGEMVMTHVGSKAVRKLIEERQPLLGLHGHIHESRAFDKIGRTLVINPGSEFNQGILHSTLIIFEGDKVKGHQFIHG
- a CDS encoding arginine deiminase family protein yields the protein MKVNVKAEYSPLRKVVVASPGREKHMLTPKTLYELQYAEIPDPVELRAEHDEFVKKLRENGVEVMNLREEVTKIPRETLSKLIMERSECSLNLGSLGDQQLADIAISGLTAVEAKQLGSGVLVSESEEFCVKPLVNVMFTRDPGMAIGKTYIKGKMRWESRRDEPELFREVLKPEETLQIETGFFEGGDFFPIEGRLLMGFGTRSSGLGLSYGVPKLMEKGEIDEAILVKLETPELHPNKGIGHLDTVMGIPSKDVIIYYKSLLDTSKVYIYKGKDLVRDRRTLREVLKDYLASDLRVVNIGNAEYYDEEREHWLLASNIIVVGNSRIIAYEHNRITNKLAEEAGIKVITFKGNEIIKEGGERSGPRCMTLPIEKY
- a CDS encoding APC family permease, translating into MATDKDIKKDVKGSLFARESSGLVREINWLTAMFISMGFIAFYVLPISYLTGLSVSPDGLVVLGALLSWIVLLPHSYLWTKISEKFQRTAADYVFASRALHPAVGVGAGLVFGISQMIFDAAIVYDGVGQLQTGFSALTVNFGGAYSSLASALSDPFTVLLIGALTFTGVILINIFLPKYTNHIMGGITIVALITFILAGVLMHFVTPSSITSAGYNYASITSMASNATPLFSNPVLATIGLMVFTASFLPFVNGATSVAGEVRGGSRAFRLGVLAALVLAGILITVFIASSISSLGSAFFVGAGVGMGSNPSYSVLLNPIFDVIVTYRSLPLDLFLVIGSYFWYLAIMFAVALFVSRYFMAIAFDKAMPTVVSYVSDRFHSPVVAHLIDEVITIGSLIAITVTPLSSVFFYGMDTADAMALLFGFIVVILASIVAHLRRNGMELKGRRSLLLGVSLADLIVMSIYGYFWFGNSTVYLGITMDPITWGIVASPFIAGIVIYYVMRWYRLKNEGIDIKYSFKEIPPE